Proteins encoded in a region of the Diospyros lotus cultivar Yz01 chromosome 9, ASM1463336v1, whole genome shotgun sequence genome:
- the LOC127809948 gene encoding putative late blight resistance protein homolog R1B-16: protein MAETGINFVMETLNALKSSSNYLPIEDEVKDLIATLYDKLGLLRTFFKEQERFYQNEKVKSLEIRIREVENVVKWRIAPCTSARTREWEGTVTCNGVIAADEVVSKRKELSLNLDLLKQEIEAIETELKNVILDLGGIQIVNFSAWPKEIVVGFKDEEIFIKEKLTRVPKELQLILIYGMAGQGKTTLAKKVYNDPLVVYHFDLHAWINVSQEYQKRDLLLGLLRCVSDRSNGINQMSEEELGEQLYKRLKGMKYFIVMDDVWDSGAWADLKDYFPNDRNGSRILFTSRLEAVAFAQPVTLSRPLPLLTHDESWELFRLKVFHGGTCPFELMEIGMQIAKKCGGLPLAIIMVAGILANEEKRKDRWEEVEKIMSQSMVADPNLCMKIFKLSYKHLPRHLRPCFLYFAAFPEDFQIPVRKLIWLWIAEGFIQKTREKNLEDVAEEYLMNLIYRSLIMVSTRGYEGRPKTCSIHDLLRGFCLKKAEKENFLRQISGVQQFSSSSSCPRRLCIDSLKLQTVRLPSVLDPHSFLCIGCGYAAGFPPLAFPFQRLKLLRVLDVSFIQLDSYPMEIEQLGFLRYLALSLLMAWLPASICNLCNLETLIIFGYTWTSLSLPIEKMEKLRHVLLNGPMTDQGMEFVTDSVIDQGVETLQEGTVHTPLRTFRESSLPLMDSLQTLLWVNPIHCESILNRAPNLRKLGIQGKIVFGNLLVFPRLTFLQHLQKLKLFNTSKVGTSVYLRSYNFPRNIKKLSLHGTNLGWDEISKFGMLLPNLEVLKLLAGACSGSLWVTGEVEFPKLKFLKFENLDIESWDGCSNHFPRLQRVALVRCAFLKQIPSEIGYIPTLLMIEIRHCNRNVANSARKIKQEQENMGNHSLQITVEPQFSRFSVDDELC, encoded by the exons ATGGCTGAAACTGGAATCAATTTTGTGATGGAGACGCTGAATGCGTTAAAAAGCAGCAGCAATTATCTGCCCATAGAAGATGAAGTTAAGGATCTAATTGCGACTCTTTACGATAAGCTGGGACTGCTGAGAACCTTCTTTAAGGAACAGGAGAGGTTTTATCAGAATGAAAAGGTGAAATCACTGGAAATACGAATTCGAGAAGTGGAAAATGTGGTAAAATGGAGGATCGCCCCATGCACTTCCGCACGGACAAGGGAATGGGAAGGTACAGTGACGTGTAATGGTGTCATCGCTGCTGATGAGGTTGTTTCCAAGCGCAAAGAACTCTCATTAAACCTTGACCTTCTCAAACAAGAGATCGAGGCCATTGAAACagagttgaaaaatgttattCTTGACCTGGGGGGCATACAAATTGTAAATTTCTCTGCATGGCCAAAAGAAATAGTAGTGGGCTTTAAAGATGAAGAAATTTTCATTAAAGAAAAACTTACTAGAGTTCCAAAGGAGCTACagttaattttgatttatgggATGGCTGGACAGGGTAAGACCACTCTAGCTAAAAAAGTATATAATGATCCGCTGGTTGTCTATCATTTCGATCTCCATGCATGGATAAATGTTTCTCAAGAGTACCAAAAGAGGGATTTGTTGCTTGGCCTTTTACGTTGTGTTAGTGACCGTTCAAATGGAATCAATCAAATGAGCGAAGAGGAATTAGGTGAGCAGCTGTACAAACGCTTAAAAGGTATGAAATATTTCATTGTGATGGATGATGTATGGGACAGTGGGGCCTGGGCTGATTTGAAAGACTATTTTCCAAATGACAGAAATGGAAGTAGAATTTTGTTCACCAGTCGGCTTGAAGCTGTGGCTTTTGCCCAACCTGTTACCCTTTCTCGTCCCCTACCACTTTTAACTCATGATGAAAGTTGGGAATTGTTCCGACTAAAGGTATTTCATGGAGGAACCTGCCCTTTTGAACTAATGGAAATAGGGATGCAAATAGCCAAGAAGTGTGGGGGACTTCCACTGGCAATCATCATGGTTGCTGGAATTCTTGCAAATGAAGAGAAGAGGAAAGATCGGTGGGAAGAAGTAGAGAAAATCATGAGCCAATCGATGGTTGCTGATCCAAATTTATGTATGAAAATCTTTAAACTGAGTTACAAACACTTGCCCCGTCACTTGAGACCCTGTTTTCTATATTTTGCAGCATTTCCAGAGGACTTCCAAATTCCTGTAAGGAAGTTGATTTGGTTATGGATTGCTGAGGGATTTATTCAGAAGACGAGAGAGAAGAACTTGGAGGATGTGGCGGAAGAGTacttaatgaatttaatttatagaAGCCTTATAATGGTTTCCACAAGGGGATATGAAGGTCGCCCCAAAACCTGCAGTATCCACGATTTGTTGCGTGGATTTTGCCTCAAAAAAGCTGAGAAAGAGAATTTTCTCCGACAAATTTCAGGTGTACAACAAttttcctcatcttcttcatgtcCGCGTCGTCTGTGCATTGATTCATTAAAGCTCCAGACCGTTAGACTCCCCTCTGTCCTGGATCCCCACTCATTCCTGTGCATTGGCTGTGGATATGCTGCTGGATTTCCACCCCTTGCGTTTCCTTTTCAGAGACTCAAACTTCTTAGGGTGTTGGATGTAAGCTTCATTCAGCTGGACTCATATCCCATGGAGATAGAACAACTAGGTTTCTTGAGGTACTTAGCACTATCCCTCCTCATGGCTTGGCTTCCAGCATCAATTTGCAACCTCTGTAATTTAGAGACACTGATCATTTTCGGATATACGTGGACATCTCTTAGTTTGCCCatagaaaaaatggaaaagcTGAGGCACGTTCTTCTTAATGGACCAATGACAGATCAAGGTATGGAATTCGTTACGGACTCGGTGATAGATCAAGGTGTGGAAACTCTTCAGGAGGGAACTGTCCATACTCCCTTACGGACATTCCGAGAATCATCGCTTCCCTTAATGGATAGCCTACAGACTCTCTTATGGGTAAATCCAATACATTGCGAGTCAATCTTGAATAGGGCTCCAAATCTCAGAAAGCTGGGAATTCAGGGAAAAATAGTATTTGGAAATTTACTCGTGTTTCCTCGGTTAACCTTTCTACAGCACCTCCAGAAGCTCAAGTTGTTCAATACTTCAAAAGTTGGTACGTCAGTATATCTCAGAAGTTACAACTTCCCCAGAAACATTAAAAAGCTAAGTTTGCATGGAACTAATCTGGGTTGGGACGAAATATCAAAGTTTGGCATGTTACTACCCAACCTTGAGGTTCTCAAATTGTTAGCTGGTGCCTGTAGTGGATCGCTTTGGGTGACAGGTGAAGTAGAGTTCCCTAAACTCaagttcttgaaatttgaaaatcttgACATCGAGAGCTGGGATGGCTGTAGTAATCACTTTCCCCGACTTCAGCGGGTAGCGTTGGTTCGATGTGCATTCCTCAAGCAGATCCCATCTGAAATAGGGTACATACCGACACTGCTGATGATTGAGATACGCCATTGCAACCGTAATGTTGCCAATTCTGCCAGGAAAATTAAGCAAGAGCAAGAAAATATGGGAAACCATTCCCTGCAGATTACAGTGGAACCCCAATTTTCAA GGTTCTCTGTGGATGATGAGCTGTGCTAA